The following proteins come from a genomic window of Pseudomonadota bacterium:
- a CDS encoding site-2 protease family protein, whose product MNQNRSGWALEVGSVAGIAIRVHVTFLVLFAWLIFASGVLDPIREALFIGAVFGCVLAHELGHCLVAKRFGIKTRDITLYPFGGIAAILAQPTARAELAIAIAGPLVNVVIAAALYPFIELPQADAIKDVALGFRERLFLTNIGLALFNLLPALPMDGGRVLRAILALINVSQPTMVAARISKFICLILAIVAFQIAQPLLFVVAFIIFVGAVQEHVRAEGRTIAVAFTAADVMVPQARLESLPHGTTISKALRIALTSLEPLYPIMNGDELVGILFRDDILDHAATKPDEYVSAIVTRSIPSVEAVAPLSDAIAILEETGSSVIVVTREGVFAGLLVNDRVSDFLLLQGIRNTLPKDDDAQWSTPL is encoded by the coding sequence GTGAATCAAAATCGCTCGGGGTGGGCGCTCGAAGTAGGCTCAGTAGCTGGCATAGCCATTCGGGTCCACGTTACATTTCTGGTTCTATTTGCCTGGCTTATATTCGCCAGTGGGGTGCTCGATCCCATTAGAGAGGCGCTCTTTATCGGAGCTGTATTCGGATGCGTGCTAGCGCACGAGCTTGGGCACTGCCTAGTTGCTAAACGCTTTGGAATTAAAACAAGGGATATTACCCTTTATCCATTCGGTGGGATCGCTGCGATCCTCGCTCAACCAACGGCACGCGCAGAGCTTGCCATCGCCATAGCCGGACCGTTAGTTAACGTCGTTATCGCTGCCGCCCTCTATCCATTTATTGAGCTGCCGCAAGCTGACGCTATCAAGGATGTGGCGCTCGGCTTTCGCGAACGGCTCTTTCTAACCAATATCGGCTTGGCTCTCTTTAATCTCCTGCCGGCTCTCCCGATGGATGGTGGCCGGGTGCTGCGCGCTATCTTAGCGCTTATTAATGTCAGCCAGCCGACTATGGTAGCTGCCCGTATCAGTAAGTTTATCTGCCTAATCCTTGCTATCGTTGCCTTTCAGATCGCGCAACCGCTACTCTTTGTAGTTGCCTTTATCATCTTTGTCGGAGCGGTACAGGAGCACGTACGGGCCGAGGGTCGCACCATCGCGGTGGCCTTTACCGCAGCCGATGTGATGGTTCCACAGGCCCGTTTGGAGTCACTCCCACACGGCACAACTATCTCAAAGGCGCTCCGTATAGCGCTGACCTCACTTGAGCCGCTCTATCCGATTATGAACGGAGATGAACTGGTCGGAATCCTATTTCGAGATGATATTCTGGACCACGCCGCCACCAAGCCCGATGAATACGTTTCAGCTATCGTCACCCGCTCAATTCCAAGCGTAGAGGCCGTTGCTCCACTCTCAGATGCGATTGCGATACTTGAGGAGACCGGCAGCTCGGTTATAGTCGTAACACGTGAGGGGGTCTTTGCTGGACTACTCGTAAACGATCGGGTCTCGGACTTCCTTCTACTGCAAGGAATCCGTAATACGCTACCAAAGGATGATGACGCACAATGGTCGACGCCCCTTTAG
- a CDS encoding SDR family oxidoreductase codes for MNVACTANRVWLVTGAAGFIGSHLTERLLSMGQRVVAIDNLSTGKRDNIEKVRALVGEQRSELLTFLEQDICDRAGLLALVAQYKPEVVLHQAALGSVPRSIADPLASHQANVDGFVNMLEAARLNGVKRFVYASSSAVYGDIKDGVKVEASIGNCLSPYAVTKRANELYAQVYGRSYSMETVGLRYFNVFGPRQDPNGQYAAVIPRWLAAMSRREPVTIFGDGTTSRDFCYIDNIVQANLLAASVSEQSEVINGVVNIACGATTSLRQLEELLREEIAKLQGINPADIPGAIMEPFRQGDIKSSLANISLAEQALGYHPTHSVRDGIRELVRVEGGAICLN; via the coding sequence ATGAACGTAGCTTGCACGGCTAATCGAGTGTGGCTTGTAACTGGAGCTGCTGGATTTATCGGGTCGCACCTGACTGAGCGCTTACTGAGCATGGGGCAAAGAGTAGTTGCGATCGACAACCTCTCTACCGGCAAGCGAGATAATATTGAGAAGGTGCGGGCCTTGGTTGGAGAGCAGCGATCAGAGTTGCTGACCTTTCTAGAGCAGGATATCTGTGATCGCGCAGGGCTACTGGCGCTGGTCGCACAGTATAAGCCGGAGGTTGTCTTGCACCAGGCGGCGCTCGGATCTGTACCGCGCTCTATCGCCGATCCTTTGGCCTCACATCAGGCCAACGTAGATGGATTCGTTAATATGCTAGAAGCGGCCCGTCTTAACGGCGTTAAACGTTTTGTGTATGCATCCTCAAGCGCCGTCTACGGGGATATTAAGGATGGAGTAAAGGTGGAGGCATCCATTGGGAACTGCCTCTCGCCCTACGCCGTAACCAAGCGCGCTAATGAGCTCTACGCCCAGGTGTACGGGAGATCTTACAGTATGGAGACGGTTGGGCTGCGCTACTTTAACGTCTTCGGCCCAAGGCAGGATCCTAACGGTCAGTACGCTGCGGTTATTCCGCGTTGGCTGGCAGCTATGTCGAGGCGTGAGCCGGTAACTATCTTCGGTGATGGAACGACCTCACGTGATTTCTGTTATATAGACAATATAGTGCAGGCGAATCTCCTTGCGGCATCGGTATCGGAGCAGAGCGAGGTAATTAACGGGGTAGTTAATATCGCATGCGGAGCAACTACATCCTTAAGGCAGCTTGAGGAGTTGTTACGAGAGGAGATCGCAAAGCTTCAAGGAATTAATCCCGCAGACATTCCAGGTGCCATAATGGAGCCCTTCCGCCAGGGTGATATTAAAAGTTCCCTGGCTAATATCTCGCTTGCTGAGCAAGCGCTTGGTTACCATCCAACGCACTCGGTTAGGGACGGAATAAGGGAGTTGGTGAGGGTCGAGGGGGGCGCTATCTGCCTTAATTAA
- a CDS encoding nucleotide sugar dehydrogenase: protein MSKQRVGIVGLGYVGLPVTLALGRAFPGTVGFDINQLKVNQLLAGKDPTSEGLETEIRASTVVFTTDPTKLSECDLIIVAVPTPIDENRQPDLSALISASITVGRNLKRGAVVVYESTVYPGVTEEICGPVLERESGLKRGVDLFLGYSPERINPGDKEHTLERIVKVIAGEDEKTTEYIAQVYGAVVKAGLHRATSIRVAEAAKVIENTQRDLNIALMNELALIFDRMGICTQEVLEAAGTKWNFLKFSPGLVGGHCIGVDPYYLTAKAQQLGYNPQVILAGRRINDEMGRFIAQRTVKLMTNAGIALKGARVGIVGVTFKENVTDTRNSRVPDIAYELAEFGIEPILYDPLADGEVFREEYDLELSPRSALQGVQGLVLAVGHNEITKSLSSLVELVAPGGVLVDIKSLMRHESIPAHLSYWSL, encoded by the coding sequence ATGAGCAAACAGAGAGTTGGTATTGTAGGACTTGGTTACGTTGGATTGCCGGTGACGCTCGCCTTGGGGCGCGCCTTTCCCGGTACAGTCGGCTTCGATATCAATCAATTAAAGGTTAACCAACTGCTAGCAGGGAAGGACCCAACCTCAGAGGGGTTGGAGACTGAGATCCGCGCCTCAACTGTAGTTTTTACTACCGACCCAACTAAGCTCTCCGAATGTGATCTGATTATCGTTGCGGTGCCGACACCTATCGACGAGAACCGACAACCGGATCTCTCGGCGCTGATTAGCGCCAGTATTACCGTGGGCAGAAACCTTAAGCGCGGAGCGGTGGTAGTATATGAGTCAACCGTATACCCAGGTGTAACGGAGGAGATCTGTGGTCCGGTGCTCGAACGGGAATCTGGGCTAAAGCGCGGCGTAGATCTCTTTCTCGGTTACTCACCCGAGCGCATTAATCCGGGAGATAAGGAGCACACCCTTGAGCGTATCGTTAAGGTAATAGCCGGAGAGGATGAGAAAACTACGGAATACATCGCGCAGGTTTATGGAGCCGTAGTTAAAGCGGGATTGCACCGCGCTACTTCAATTCGTGTAGCAGAGGCGGCCAAGGTTATCGAAAACACTCAGCGCGATCTTAATATCGCCCTTATGAACGAACTGGCGTTGATCTTTGATCGCATGGGGATCTGCACACAGGAGGTGCTCGAAGCGGCCGGCACAAAGTGGAACTTTCTTAAATTCTCGCCAGGTCTTGTGGGGGGACACTGTATCGGGGTCGATCCGTATTATCTGACGGCTAAGGCGCAGCAGTTGGGATATAATCCGCAGGTTATCCTTGCAGGACGACGCATCAACGACGAGATGGGACGCTTCATCGCACAGAGAACAGTAAAGCTTATGACCAACGCCGGAATTGCTTTAAAGGGAGCCAGGGTCGGCATCGTCGGAGTGACCTTTAAGGAGAACGTAACCGATACCCGTAATAGTCGTGTGCCAGACATCGCATATGAGCTAGCAGAGTTCGGGATTGAGCCGATCCTTTATGATCCGTTGGCAGATGGGGAGGTTTTTCGTGAGGAGTACGACCTTGAACTCTCTCCACGCAGCGCCCTGCAGGGGGTGCAGGGCCTGGTACTCGCCGTTGGGCACAATGAGATTACTAAGTCACTTAGCTCATTAGTGGAGCTTGTTGCTCCTGGCGGAGTCTTAGTCGACATTAAATCTCTAATGCGGCATGAATCTATTCCCGCACATCTTTCCTACTGGAGCCTGTAA